Proteins co-encoded in one Pogona vitticeps strain Pit_001003342236 chromosome 9, PviZW2.1, whole genome shotgun sequence genomic window:
- the FKRP gene encoding ribitol 5-phosphate transferase FKRP produces MRITFCQGVLVAAITVNLLVLYYISRLQQRVLHRHRDRVPPGSHQQLCSPLRPGVTLLIREFEDFENYVPDVVRSFLKDQPELPVVVVADRLPYPPMVLPSAPNVQVVLLKPSPHQAIHTFRPETYVRTEYVALVPDGVKADSTSQLERMLEEFKSSQNEAKMVAAPVQALAPLQCLNLKVSLKEWTAEYTASPPSSKLCQALRGEAVLLLRTRDLFNLSVPLAKPLLTSLFIQSSLRGWAVRVVGISFSSLHLPLLSSSHNQWKADNLAKANRLQLFQDFGIKRVILEDGKEQWFGCSKETPRCFGTIHNDMPDYLYRNRWTPPCCLKALRETAKYVINILETSGVRYWLEGGTLLGAARDQDIIPWDYDVDLGIYLEDIPNCELLRSAEVGSIVDEKGFVWEKAIEGDFFRVQYSEHNHLHVDLWPFYSKNGVMTKDTWMDHRQDIEFPEHFLKPLVPIQFAGFLALAPNNFRSFLELKFGEGAIENPEYPNPALKKMDKGNRRGAHRREEAVD; encoded by the coding sequence ATGCGCATCACCTTCTGCCAGGGGGTGCTAGTCGCTGCCATAACTGTTAACCTGCTCGTCCTCTACTACATCTCACGGCTACAGCAGCGCGTCTTACACCGACACAGGGACCGCGTGCCACCGGGCTCCCATCAGCAGCTTTGTTCTCCTTTGAGGCCCGGTGTGACCCTCCTTATCCGGGAGTTTGAGGACTTTGAAAACTATGTCCCTGATGTGGTGCGGTCTTTCCTGAAAGACCAGCCCGAGCttccggtggtggtggtggcagaccGCCTTCCGTACCCTCCCATGGTTCTACCCAGCGCTCCCAATGTCCAGGTGGTCCTTCTCAAGCCTTCCCCCCATCAGGCCATCCACACGTTTAGGCCGGAGACTTATGTGAGGACAGAATACGTGGCCCTGGTACCCGACGGGGTGAAGGCGGATTCGACATCCCAGTTGGAGCGCATGTTGGAGGAGTTCAAGAGCAGCCAAAATGAGGCCAAGATGGTGGCCGCTCCAGTGCAGGCGCTGGCCCCTCTCCAGTGCTTGAACCTTAAGGTGAGCCTAAAGGAATGGACAGCTGAGTACACGGCATCGCCTCCTTCTTCCAAGCTGTGCCAGGCCTTACGGGGAGAGGCTGTCCTTCTCCTCCGCACCAGGGACCTCTTCAATCTCTCGGTGCCCTTGGCCAAGCCCCTGCTGACCTCCCTCTTCATTCAGAGCTCCCTGCGAGGCTGGGCTGTCCGGGTGGTCggcatctccttctcctccctccaccTGCCCCTGCTCTCTTCCTCTCATAACCAGTGGAAGGCAGACAACCTGGCCAAGGCCAACCGGCTGCAGTTGTTCCAAGACTTTGGCATCAAGCGAGTGATCCTGGAGGACGGGAAGGAGCAATGGTTTGGCTGCAGCAAAGAGACCCCACGATGCTTTGGCACCATCCACAACGACATGCCAGACTACCTCTACCGGAACCGCTGGACTCCTCCGTGCTGCCTCAAAGCGTTGAGGGAGACGGCCAAATACGTCATCAACATCTTGGAGACCTCCGGGGTGCGGTACTGGCTGGAAGGCGGGACGCTTCTCGGGGCGGCCCGTGACCAAGACATCATCCCGTGGGATTACGACGTGGACCTCGGCATCTACCTGGAAGATATCCCGAACTGTGAGCTCCTCAGGAGCGCAGAGGTCGGCTCGATTGTGGACGAGAAGGGTTTCGTCTGGGAGAAGGCCATCGAGGGGGACTTCTTCCGAGTCCAGTACAGCGAACACAACCATTTGCATGTGGACTTGTGGCCTTTCTACTCCAAGAATGGGGTGATGACGAAAGACACGTGGATGGACCACCGGCAGGACATTGAGTTCCCCGAACACTTCCTGAAGCCCTTGGTCCCCATCCAATTTGCTGGTTTCCTTGCCCTGGCACCCAACAATTTCCGGAGCTTCCTGGAGCTGAAGTTTGGAGAAGGGGCGATTGAGAACCCCGAGTATCCTAACCCAGCCCTGAAAAAGATGGATAAGGGCAACAGACGGGGTGCTCACAGGAGAGAGGAGGCTGTGGATTAG